In the genome of Rhizobium rhizogenes, one region contains:
- the uppO gene encoding polysaccharide biosynthesis phosphomannomutase UppO has product MSLKFGTSGLRGLSVDLKGKASAVYATAFARHLLASGQAKAGDPILVGRDFRDSSPDVSATCIAALKKAGLTPLDCGTVPTPALALYGLSLKAGALMITGSHIPADRNGIKFYRPDGEIDKQDETAIAALAAEIEAEGISDEAATAEDHSATAAELFYERNIALLPEKALSGLRIGVYQHSTVARDLFVDVLAHYGADVVALGRSETFIPVDTEAVSPETLALLKKWSPEHGLDAIVSADGDGDRPLLTDENGVPLRGDLIGLITANFLGAGVVVTPVTSNSGIEANGSFDVVRTKVGSPFVIAGMAEALAAGKSGVMGFEANGGLLTASAFTLNGRALSPLPTRDSFLPVLAVLLLSAEQKKPLSQIAAAYNLPVAAADRLENFAQEKSTALMTHLRASRDNLEAFLAPVGTVKALSDIDGLRVALTDGSTIHFRPSGNAPEMRCYVEAANQDAAETLLNKGLDLIRNFG; this is encoded by the coding sequence ATGAGCCTGAAATTTGGAACGAGCGGCCTTCGTGGCCTCTCTGTCGATCTGAAAGGAAAAGCCTCGGCCGTCTATGCCACGGCATTTGCAAGGCACCTTCTCGCATCGGGTCAGGCAAAGGCGGGCGATCCCATTCTCGTCGGCCGCGACTTCCGCGATTCGAGCCCGGATGTTTCCGCCACCTGCATCGCCGCGCTGAAAAAGGCGGGCCTTACCCCGCTCGACTGCGGCACGGTGCCAACACCGGCTCTGGCGCTTTACGGCCTGTCGCTGAAGGCGGGCGCGCTGATGATCACCGGCTCGCATATCCCGGCCGACCGCAACGGCATCAAGTTCTACCGCCCGGACGGCGAAATCGACAAGCAGGACGAGACGGCAATCGCAGCCCTCGCCGCCGAAATCGAAGCGGAAGGCATCAGCGACGAGGCGGCGACAGCCGAAGACCATTCCGCCACCGCAGCCGAACTTTTCTACGAGCGCAACATCGCGTTGCTGCCGGAAAAGGCGCTTTCCGGCCTCAGGATCGGCGTTTACCAGCACAGCACGGTGGCGCGCGATCTCTTTGTCGACGTTCTCGCCCATTATGGCGCCGACGTCGTTGCGCTCGGACGCTCCGAAACCTTCATCCCTGTCGATACCGAGGCGGTCTCGCCGGAAACGCTGGCCCTTCTCAAAAAATGGTCGCCGGAGCACGGTCTCGACGCCATCGTTTCCGCCGATGGCGACGGCGACCGTCCCCTGCTGACCGATGAAAACGGCGTGCCGCTGCGCGGCGACCTCATCGGCCTGATCACCGCCAATTTCCTCGGCGCCGGCGTGGTCGTCACCCCCGTCACCTCCAATTCCGGCATCGAGGCCAACGGTTCGTTCGACGTCGTCCGCACCAAAGTCGGCTCCCCCTTCGTGATCGCTGGCATGGCTGAGGCGCTCGCCGCCGGCAAGAGCGGCGTCATGGGTTTCGAGGCCAATGGCGGCCTGCTGACGGCTTCCGCCTTCACACTTAACGGCAGGGCACTTTCGCCGCTGCCGACGCGTGACAGCTTCCTGCCGGTTCTCGCCGTGCTGCTTCTCTCGGCCGAACAGAAAAAGCCGCTGTCGCAGATTGCCGCAGCCTACAACCTGCCGGTCGCCGCCGCCGACCGTCTGGAGAATTTCGCCCAGGAAAAAAGCACCGCCCTGATGACGCATCTGCGCGCGTCGCGCGATAATCTCGAGGCCTTCCTCGCACCGGTCGGCACCGTGAAAGCGCTGAGCGACATCGACGGCCTGCGCGTGGCGCTGACCGACGGCAGCACCATCCACTTCCGCCCTTCCGGCAATGCTCCCGAAATGCGCTGCTACGTCGAAGCCGCCAATCAGGATGCGGCCGAAACGCTTCTGAACAAGGGGCTCGATCTCATCCGCAATTTTGGGTGA
- a CDS encoding DUF423 domain-containing protein — MTHDGLRAFILLLGGLLGAAGVMLAAAATHTGETYMLGNASAMALAHAPVLVALHIGADRIRTAIPAGLILGFGTAIFVGDLVVRHFSGHSLFPFAAPTGGLGMIAGWLVLCAGAFLKPKG; from the coding sequence ATGACCCACGACGGATTGCGCGCCTTCATTCTGCTGCTCGGCGGCCTTCTGGGGGCTGCCGGTGTCATGCTTGCCGCCGCCGCCACGCATACGGGCGAGACCTATATGCTGGGCAATGCCTCGGCCATGGCGCTGGCCCATGCCCCGGTGCTGGTGGCGCTCCATATCGGCGCGGACCGTATCAGGACCGCCATTCCGGCCGGCCTGATTCTCGGGTTTGGCACCGCGATCTTCGTCGGTGATCTCGTCGTCAGGCATTTTTCCGGCCACAGCCTGTTTCCCTTTGCCGCGCCCACGGGCGGCCTCGGCATGATCGCCGGATGGCTGGTGCTCTGCGCCGGGGCGTTTCTGAAACCGAAGGGTTGA
- the uppM gene encoding polysaccharide biosynthesis protein UppM, whose translation MYRLQKAGHKQARPLEEKTAPAARPHGSLLDDLVDEDEVFERTVLKEHLEPKPAVAPAAEPVPAERPARSASPGGSLATALPGLKHIDRIGVDDVIVWLRDGIVWIVLAIILCVAAALTYAYMTPPRYTAYTDIVVNPSNLNVVNDGVFSPSQQRDTQILEVESKLRTITSRNVLARVVDELKLDQDAEFISPPPLARLKSMFSSAPEDGDNRVGALRSLGDRVAAERDPRSFVVTLAVWTNDAEKSVTVSRAIVKAFESELFQTTSDSSQRVVDDLRKRLEEMRENVTAAEKRVADFRRENGLQENNGQLVSNLASGELNAQVLAAQQRVIQEESRLKQMEAAIAQNRTQSDAIFDSQTMNTIRAQYSTLQQQIGAMTLTYGARHPRLATAGAERAMLERGMADEARRILQAAKTNVAEARSSLDALRLKAVAERANVFTDNEAQVRLRDLERDARSAAAIYETYLTRSRQLAEQQSIDSTNVRVISQPVAPNSRSWPPGKLTFLIAGGAGGLFLGLGIAVALGLLRYLRRDDHDESPARYA comes from the coding sequence ATGTACAGGCTTCAAAAGGCGGGACATAAGCAGGCACGTCCGCTTGAAGAAAAGACGGCGCCCGCCGCCAGACCCCACGGTTCCCTGCTGGATGATCTGGTGGATGAGGACGAGGTTTTTGAACGTACCGTGCTGAAAGAGCATCTGGAGCCGAAACCGGCCGTTGCCCCGGCTGCCGAGCCGGTTCCGGCCGAGAGGCCGGCAAGATCTGCCTCGCCGGGCGGCAGTCTGGCGACAGCGCTGCCGGGTCTGAAACATATCGACAGGATCGGAGTGGATGACGTCATCGTCTGGCTGCGCGACGGCATCGTCTGGATCGTGCTTGCCATCATCCTCTGCGTCGCGGCGGCACTCACCTATGCCTATATGACGCCGCCGCGCTACACGGCCTATACGGATATCGTCGTCAATCCGTCCAACCTCAATGTGGTCAATGACGGCGTGTTTTCACCGAGCCAGCAGCGCGACACGCAGATTCTCGAAGTGGAAAGCAAGCTGCGCACCATCACCTCGCGCAACGTGCTGGCGCGGGTGGTGGATGAGCTGAAGCTCGATCAGGATGCCGAATTCATCAGCCCGCCGCCGCTTGCCCGGCTGAAGTCGATGTTTTCGTCGGCGCCGGAAGACGGCGACAACCGGGTCGGCGCGCTGCGCTCCCTCGGCGACCGGGTGGCTGCGGAGCGCGATCCGCGCTCCTTCGTGGTAACGCTTGCGGTCTGGACCAATGATGCCGAGAAATCCGTGACTGTTTCCAGGGCCATCGTCAAAGCCTTCGAAAGCGAACTGTTTCAGACGACTTCCGACAGCAGCCAGCGCGTTGTCGACGATCTGAGGAAGCGGCTGGAGGAAATGCGCGAGAATGTCACCGCCGCCGAAAAGCGCGTGGCGGATTTCCGCCGGGAGAACGGTCTTCAGGAAAATAACGGCCAGCTGGTCAGCAATCTCGCCTCGGGTGAGCTGAATGCGCAGGTTCTGGCGGCGCAGCAGCGTGTCATCCAGGAAGAATCGCGGCTGAAGCAGATGGAGGCGGCGATTGCCCAGAACCGCACGCAGAGCGACGCCATCTTCGACAGCCAGACCATGAACACCATCCGGGCACAATACAGCACCCTGCAACAGCAGATCGGCGCGATGACACTGACCTATGGCGCACGCCATCCGCGGCTGGCGACCGCAGGGGCGGAGCGCGCCATGCTGGAACGCGGCATGGCGGACGAGGCGCGGCGCATTCTGCAGGCGGCCAAAACCAATGTCGCCGAAGCCCGTTCCTCGCTCGATGCGCTCCGGCTGAAGGCCGTGGCGGAGCGTGCCAATGTCTTTACCGACAACGAGGCGCAGGTGCGGCTTCGGGATCTGGAACGCGACGCCCGTTCGGCGGCGGCGATCTACGAGACCTACCTGACCCGCTCACGCCAGCTTGCCGAACAGCAGTCGATCGATTCCACCAATGTGCGGGTGATCTCGCAGCCGGTCGCGCCCAATTCCAGAAGCTGGCCGCCGGGCAAGCTGACCTTCCTGATCGCCGGTGGGGCCGGCGGGCTGTTCCTTGGCCTCGGCATTGCCGTGGCTCTGGGGCTCCTGCGTTATCTGCGCCGGGACGACCATGATGAAAGCCCGGCGCGTTACGCCTGA
- a CDS encoding group II truncated hemoglobin, with protein MSGETTTLYEAIGGDATVKALTRRFYELMDTLPEAAHCRAIHPADLSGSEAKFYDYLTGYLGGPPVYVEKHGHPMLRRRHFVAPIGPAERDEWLLCFRRAMDETIENVKLREIIWAPVERLAFHMQNQEAENS; from the coding sequence ATGAGCGGCGAGACCACTACCCTTTATGAAGCGATCGGCGGCGATGCGACCGTCAAGGCCCTGACCCGGCGTTTTTATGAATTGATGGATACCCTGCCGGAGGCGGCGCATTGCCGCGCCATCCATCCCGCCGATCTTTCCGGCAGCGAGGCGAAGTTTTACGATTATCTGACGGGATATCTTGGCGGACCGCCCGTCTATGTCGAGAAACACGGCCATCCGATGCTGCGCCGCCGCCATTTCGTCGCGCCCATCGGCCCTGCCGAGCGGGATGAATGGCTGCTTTGCTTCCGCCGCGCCATGGACGAGACCATCGAGAACGTGAAGCTGCGCGAGATCATCTGGGCGCCGGTGGAGCGGCTGGCTTTTCATATGCAGAATCAGGAAGCGGAAAACTCATGA
- the uppI gene encoding polysaccharide biosynthesis UDP-hexose transferase UppI: MRIGRRNFLGGAASAGLLHAMADPAFAAQKKATAKTAPYGAAIYLPDLNADSRIGEAVVKYCSRITPVTEMKWEVMRPSEEVFDFAAADALANFARQHKLSMHGHPLIWYASNAPWLAGIGGAKVEKLMENHIVRVMERYRDVIRSWDVVNEPIPDVPGNVRARRDAWYYGAGTDAIKKAFDIAHSVDPRAQLVLNEYDVEFAVEKSPAKRAAFRNLILELLEKGAPINAIGLQGHLRGGWPIAKDELAAFATEMRSYGLAILVTELDVMDQTLPGPEAERDMLINAQVRDFLEAASAGGPLSSITTWGISDQYSWIRWAYPRRDGTANRPLPLDWSFNEKPMMAVINEFRNRGA; encoded by the coding sequence ATGCGGATCGGGCGGCGGAATTTTCTCGGCGGTGCGGCAAGTGCCGGCCTGTTGCATGCCATGGCCGACCCGGCCTTTGCCGCGCAGAAGAAAGCGACTGCCAAGACCGCGCCCTACGGCGCTGCCATTTACCTGCCGGATCTCAATGCCGACAGCCGTATCGGCGAGGCGGTGGTGAAATATTGCTCGCGCATCACCCCCGTCACCGAAATGAAATGGGAAGTCATGCGGCCTTCGGAGGAGGTCTTCGACTTTGCCGCCGCCGATGCGCTCGCCAATTTCGCACGCCAGCACAAGCTGTCCATGCATGGCCATCCGCTGATCTGGTATGCCTCCAACGCGCCCTGGCTTGCCGGCATTGGCGGCGCGAAGGTTGAGAAGCTTATGGAAAACCACATCGTCAGGGTGATGGAGCGTTACAGGGACGTGATCCGCAGCTGGGACGTGGTCAATGAGCCGATCCCCGACGTGCCCGGCAATGTACGCGCGCGGCGCGACGCCTGGTATTATGGCGCGGGCACGGACGCCATCAAGAAGGCCTTCGATATCGCCCATTCGGTCGACCCCAGGGCGCAGCTCGTTCTCAACGAATATGACGTGGAATTCGCCGTCGAAAAATCACCGGCCAAACGCGCGGCGTTCCGCAACCTCATTCTCGAACTGCTTGAGAAGGGTGCGCCGATCAACGCCATCGGCCTGCAGGGGCATCTGCGCGGCGGCTGGCCGATCGCCAAGGACGAGCTTGCCGCCTTTGCCACGGAAATGCGCAGTTACGGCCTTGCCATTCTGGTGACGGAACTGGATGTCATGGACCAGACGCTGCCTGGGCCAGAGGCGGAAAGGGATATGCTGATCAACGCTCAGGTGCGCGATTTTCTTGAGGCGGCCTCGGCCGGCGGCCCGCTTTCCTCGATCACCACCTGGGGCATATCGGATCAATACAGCTGGATCCGCTGGGCCTATCCCCGCCGGGACGGCACGGCGAACCGGCCGCTGCCGCTCGACTGGAGCTTCAACGAAAAACCGATGATGGCCGTCATCAATGAATTCCGGAACCGTGGTGCATGA
- a CDS encoding Zn-dependent hydrolase codes for MTAGKNLTVNGDRLWDSLMDMAKIGPGIAGGNNRRTLTDEDGEGRHLFKRWCEAAGLTMGVDRMGTMFATRAGEDPDALPVYIGSHLDTQPTGGKFDGVLGVLAGLEVVRSLNDLNIRTRHPIVVTNWSNEEGARFAPAMLASGVFAGIHDLDYAYGRTDTDGKTYGEELKRIGWLGEEEVGARRMHAYFEYHIEQGPVLEAQGKQIGVVTHCQGLWWLEVTLTGKEAHTGSTPMAMRVNAGLAAARILEKVQEVAMAHQPGAVAGVGQMIFTPNSRNVLPGKVVFTIDLRTPSQAKLDSMRAIFEREVPVIAEELGVGCVIEAIGHFDPVTFDPVLVGRVRSAAERLGYSHMDIISGAGHDACWTARVAPSTMIFCPCVDGLSHNEAEDISPEWAAAGCDVLLHAVLETAEIVE; via the coding sequence ATGACGGCGGGTAAGAACTTGACGGTCAACGGCGACCGTCTGTGGGACAGTCTGATGGACATGGCGAAGATCGGCCCCGGCATCGCCGGCGGCAATAATCGCCGCACACTGACGGATGAGGATGGAGAAGGCCGCCACCTGTTCAAGCGCTGGTGCGAGGCAGCGGGCCTGACGATGGGCGTCGACCGCATGGGCACCATGTTCGCTACCCGCGCCGGCGAGGATCCGGACGCGCTTCCCGTCTATATCGGCAGCCATCTCGATACCCAGCCGACGGGCGGCAAGTTCGATGGCGTGCTCGGCGTGCTGGCGGGGCTCGAAGTGGTACGCAGCCTGAACGACCTCAATATCAGGACCAGGCACCCGATCGTCGTGACCAACTGGTCCAATGAGGAAGGCGCGCGCTTCGCGCCCGCCATGCTGGCGTCAGGCGTCTTCGCCGGCATCCACGATCTCGACTATGCCTATGGCCGCACAGATACCGACGGCAAGACCTATGGCGAGGAGCTGAAACGCATCGGCTGGCTGGGCGAGGAGGAGGTCGGCGCACGCAGGATGCACGCTTATTTCGAATATCATATCGAGCAGGGACCCGTTCTGGAGGCGCAGGGCAAACAGATCGGCGTCGTTACCCATTGCCAGGGCCTGTGGTGGCTGGAAGTGACGCTGACCGGCAAGGAAGCCCATACCGGCTCCACCCCGATGGCCATGCGCGTCAATGCCGGTCTTGCCGCCGCCCGCATCCTTGAAAAGGTGCAGGAGGTGGCCATGGCCCATCAGCCGGGTGCGGTGGCCGGCGTCGGCCAGATGATCTTCACACCCAATTCCCGCAATGTGCTGCCCGGCAAGGTGGTTTTCACCATCGACCTTCGCACACCGTCTCAGGCGAAACTCGACAGCATGCGCGCCATCTTCGAGCGCGAGGTGCCTGTTATCGCCGAAGAACTCGGCGTCGGCTGCGTCATCGAAGCCATCGGCCATTTCGACCCCGTCACCTTCGATCCCGTGCTGGTCGGCCGCGTGCGCTCCGCCGCCGAAAGGCTGGGCTATAGCCACATGGACATCATCTCCGGCGCCGGCCACGATGCCTGCTGGACGGCAAGGGTCGCCCCCTCCACCATGATCTTCTGCCCCTGCGTGGACGGGCTTTCCCACAACGAGGCGGAAGACATCTCCCCCGAATGGGCAGCCGCCGGCTGCGATGTGCTGCTGCATGCGGTGCTGGAGACTGCGGAGATCGTCGAATGA
- the uppJ gene encoding polysaccharide biosynthesis UDP-hexose transferase UppJ, with protein MPEIMPEAVVCIPSFRRPEGLRKTLASLEAQKVDFPFAIVVVDNDGAGQQGFAVAHAFFAESGMAGQTLVEPTQGNCYAINTAFRTARQSYPSARWFLMIDDDEAASPAWLAEMVSAAKSFDVDIVGGPVDREFDAPASKAVLSHPLFGSIEAPTGPVEQIHGSGNCLISRRVFETLPKPEFDVHFNFLGGGDMDFFTRCRKAGFRFAWNARALIIEYVPESRMAPRWIMERSLRTGIINYSIDRARRPGLKGGLLLAAKNVVSLCLSLVRAVSAFLKTGALLPATHPPLMSIGRVMASLGITLTPYKAPVKKA; from the coding sequence ATGCCCGAGATCATGCCGGAAGCAGTCGTGTGCATTCCGAGCTTCCGCAGGCCGGAAGGCTTGCGAAAAACGCTCGCATCGCTGGAAGCCCAGAAGGTCGACTTCCCCTTCGCCATCGTCGTGGTCGACAATGATGGCGCGGGCCAGCAGGGTTTCGCCGTGGCGCACGCGTTTTTCGCCGAAAGCGGAATGGCCGGTCAGACCCTTGTCGAGCCAACGCAGGGCAATTGTTACGCCATCAACACCGCCTTCCGCACCGCCCGGCAGAGCTATCCTTCCGCCCGGTGGTTCCTGATGATCGATGACGACGAGGCCGCCTCGCCCGCCTGGCTTGCCGAAATGGTGTCTGCGGCAAAATCCTTCGACGTCGATATCGTCGGCGGGCCGGTCGACCGGGAATTCGACGCACCGGCATCAAAAGCGGTGCTGTCGCATCCGCTGTTCGGCTCCATCGAAGCGCCGACCGGTCCCGTCGAGCAAATCCACGGGTCCGGCAACTGCCTGATTTCACGGCGGGTTTTTGAAACCCTGCCAAAACCGGAATTCGACGTGCACTTCAATTTCCTTGGCGGCGGCGATATGGACTTCTTCACCCGCTGCCGCAAGGCCGGCTTCCGGTTCGCCTGGAATGCGAGAGCCCTCATCATCGAATATGTGCCGGAAAGCCGCATGGCGCCGCGCTGGATCATGGAGCGCTCGCTCCGCACAGGCATCATCAATTACAGCATTGACCGCGCCCGCCGCCCCGGCCTGAAGGGCGGACTGCTGCTCGCCGCCAAAAACGTCGTCAGCCTGTGCCTGTCGCTCGTCCGCGCCGTTTCCGCCTTCCTGAAAACCGGCGCGCTGCTGCCCGCCACGCATCCGCCGCTGATGTCCATCGGCCGCGTCATGGCAAGCCTCGGCATCACGCTTACGCCCTACAAGGCGCCGGTAAAAAAGGCCTGA
- the uppG gene encoding polysaccharide biosynthesis glycosyltransferase UppG, translating to MSAETSLPPVQKALQVNLHPFDAPHAALTLPHQLRVWGGQVDRILLTVDTGQVGAGRYKGNGFEAASKRLFDMLEEMQTNYPHLHVDIVDYSDAARSLVAKTFFSRSPIPYPAKAFDGGPFHVYFYGLKRANARYVLHMDSDMMFGGGSQSWFDEAIALQKANPDALCITPFSGPPTVRGDLDISRHVGMPGVKNIPEPRKLPSRIPTWRFATVSTRLFMIDMERFAKRVGSLELLRPDAKRRIRSYAYNQQPVSMPAEEVLSDNMMRIGVYRLDFLGRGKGMYSLHPPYRSPEFYAALGTIVERIEKGDIPEGQLGDFDINGSMVDWTSALAAKTRSKRYAKALRHLISANVQRFTKA from the coding sequence ATGAGCGCTGAAACGTCGCTTCCTCCCGTGCAGAAAGCGCTGCAGGTCAATCTGCATCCCTTCGATGCTCCGCATGCGGCCCTTACCCTGCCGCATCAGCTGCGCGTCTGGGGCGGGCAGGTGGATCGCATTCTCCTGACTGTTGATACCGGACAGGTGGGGGCGGGCCGTTACAAGGGCAATGGTTTCGAAGCGGCCAGCAAGCGCCTGTTCGACATGCTGGAGGAAATGCAGACCAACTATCCGCATCTCCACGTGGATATCGTCGATTACAGCGACGCGGCACGCAGCCTGGTGGCAAAGACCTTCTTTTCGCGCTCGCCGATCCCCTATCCCGCCAAGGCTTTCGATGGCGGGCCGTTTCATGTTTATTTCTACGGGCTGAAGCGCGCCAATGCCCGCTATGTGCTGCACATGGACAGCGACATGATGTTTGGCGGCGGCAGCCAGAGCTGGTTTGACGAAGCGATTGCGCTGCAGAAGGCCAATCCCGATGCCCTGTGCATCACGCCGTTTTCCGGGCCACCGACCGTGCGCGGCGATCTCGATATCTCCCGCCATGTCGGCATGCCGGGGGTCAAGAATATTCCGGAACCGCGCAAGCTGCCGTCGCGCATTCCCACCTGGCGTTTCGCGACCGTTTCCACCCGCCTTTTCATGATCGACATGGAACGTTTCGCCAAGCGGGTCGGCTCGCTGGAACTGCTGCGGCCCGATGCCAAACGGCGCATCCGCTCCTATGCCTATAACCAGCAGCCGGTCTCGATGCCGGCCGAGGAGGTGCTGAGCGACAATATGATGCGTATCGGCGTCTACCGGCTGGATTTTCTCGGCAGGGGAAAGGGCATGTATTCGCTGCATCCGCCCTATCGCTCGCCGGAATTCTACGCGGCGCTCGGAACCATCGTCGAACGTATCGAGAAAGGCGATATTCCCGAAGGCCAGCTCGGCGATTTCGATATCAACGGGTCGATGGTGGACTGGACCAGCGCGCTTGCGGCCAAGACGCGTTCCAAGCGATATGCGAAGGCGCTGCGCCACCTGATCTCGGCGAATGTGCAGCGTTTCACCAAGGCCTAG
- the uppL gene encoding polysaccharide biosynthesis UDP-hexose transferase UppL has protein sequence MPDVKGPNKPWPVIPLAALPITDATIEETAEDFILRAGLARAPGARPFYSTSANGQVIALCHHDKEFDAMLRQADQIHADGMSLVIFSRKFCPRALRERVATTDLVHAVARRAEETGARFYFLGGSEEVNRAAVEEMQRLYPRLVFSGRRNGYFSRSEEEAVLADIAASRTDILWVGFGIPLEQRFVSRHLDRLSGVAVVKTCGGLFDFLAGKNSRAPQWMQDMGLEWLYRAMLEPRRLGKRYLLTNPIAIYSLLKHSRGSAGR, from the coding sequence ATGCCGGATGTGAAAGGGCCGAATAAACCCTGGCCCGTTATTCCGCTTGCGGCTTTGCCCATCACCGATGCGACGATCGAAGAAACGGCTGAGGATTTCATCCTGCGGGCGGGGCTGGCGCGTGCGCCCGGCGCCAGGCCATTTTATTCGACCTCAGCCAACGGGCAGGTCATCGCGCTCTGCCATCACGACAAAGAATTCGACGCCATGCTGCGGCAGGCGGACCAGATTCATGCCGACGGCATGTCGCTGGTGATCTTTTCCCGCAAGTTCTGCCCGAGGGCGCTGAGGGAACGCGTGGCGACGACGGACCTCGTTCACGCCGTTGCCCGCCGCGCCGAAGAGACGGGTGCGCGGTTTTATTTCCTCGGCGGCTCCGAAGAGGTCAATCGCGCCGCGGTCGAGGAAATGCAAAGGCTCTATCCGCGTCTGGTCTTTTCCGGACGGCGCAACGGTTATTTCAGCCGGAGCGAAGAAGAGGCGGTCCTTGCCGACATCGCCGCATCGCGGACCGATATTCTCTGGGTGGGCTTCGGCATACCGCTGGAGCAGCGTTTCGTCTCGCGCCATCTGGACCGGCTTTCCGGCGTTGCGGTGGTCAAGACCTGCGGCGGCCTGTTCGATTTTCTCGCCGGCAAGAACAGCCGGGCGCCGCAATGGATGCAGGATATGGGGCTGGAATGGCTCTACCGGGCCATGCTCGAGCCGAGACGTCTCGGCAAACGTTACCTGCTGACCAATCCGATCGCCATCTACTCCCTGCTGAAACACAGTCGCGGGTCGGCGGGTCGCTAG
- the uppH gene encoding polysaccharide biosynthesis endo-1,4-beta-xylanase UppH: MVSVSIVIPVRNGERYIVEAIESVLLQGEPIREVLVVDDGSTDTTAQKVEGFSDPRVKLLARPQGRQGVSAVRNFGLSQARGEWTMFLDADDRLKPGAIAALCAGISGPDVVAIYGDYERIDENGAKIGRRNLIRRREKPDGFILQPLLGGNFIVNGGIMLVRTRIFQDFGGFDETLRYAEDWYGWCRLAAAGRFVYLPGRHVLDYRVHRTSVMMNRLLTFRDCEPAIEAVFSDPAIVAAIPPQELQRLRRRSENHMNAYTVAQAFRARRYREAISALADTFLNRPRQSLRAIVFSAAALAGI, from the coding sequence TTGGTTTCCGTTTCGATTGTCATTCCCGTTCGCAATGGCGAGCGTTACATCGTGGAAGCGATCGAAAGCGTGTTGCTGCAGGGCGAGCCGATCCGCGAGGTGCTGGTGGTCGATGACGGCTCCACCGATACCACCGCGCAGAAGGTGGAAGGTTTTTCCGATCCGCGCGTCAAGCTTTTGGCCCGCCCGCAGGGCCGGCAGGGCGTTTCCGCGGTGCGCAATTTCGGCCTGTCGCAGGCACGCGGCGAATGGACGATGTTTCTCGATGCTGACGACCGCCTGAAGCCGGGTGCCATTGCAGCCCTTTGCGCCGGCATTTCCGGGCCTGATGTCGTCGCCATCTACGGCGATTACGAGCGCATCGACGAAAACGGCGCAAAGATCGGTCGGCGCAACCTCATCCGCCGCCGGGAAAAACCTGACGGTTTCATTCTCCAGCCGCTGCTTGGCGGAAACTTCATCGTCAATGGCGGCATCATGCTGGTCAGAACCCGCATCTTTCAGGACTTCGGCGGTTTCGACGAAACGTTGCGTTATGCCGAAGACTGGTATGGCTGGTGCCGGCTGGCCGCCGCCGGCCGCTTCGTCTATCTGCCCGGCCGCCATGTGCTGGATTACCGGGTGCACAGGACGAGCGTGATGATGAACAGGCTTTTGACCTTCCGGGATTGCGAGCCGGCGATCGAGGCGGTGTTTTCCGATCCCGCCATCGTCGCCGCCATTCCCCCGCAGGAGCTGCAGCGGCTCCGGCGCCGATCCGAAAACCACATGAATGCCTATACCGTGGCGCAGGCTTTCCGTGCCCGCCGGTACCGTGAGGCCATCTCGGCGCTTGCCGATACCTTTCTCAATCGCCCGCGCCAGAGCCTCAGGGCCATCGTTTTTTCCGCCGCAGCGCTTGCCGGAATTTAG
- a CDS encoding TetR family transcriptional regulator C-terminal domain-containing protein, protein MAIPRAAKTQKRTRIQEEKQEAILEAALSVFSINGFRGSTIDQIAEAAGMSKPNVLYYFRTKEAMHRALIERVLDTWLDPLRAFDAEGNPESEIRSYIRRKLEMSRDFPRESRLFANEILQGAPHIEDELKGPLKQLVDEKAEVIRAWVKAGRIAKCDPYHLIFSIWSTTQHYADFDVQVRAVLGDQNGGDGRFEDAARHLEQLFMGGLRING, encoded by the coding sequence ATGGCCATACCGCGAGCAGCGAAAACACAGAAGCGGACCCGCATTCAGGAAGAGAAGCAGGAAGCTATTCTTGAGGCCGCGCTCAGTGTCTTTTCCATCAATGGCTTTCGTGGTTCCACCATAGACCAGATTGCCGAGGCGGCCGGCATGTCGAAACCGAACGTGCTTTATTATTTCCGCACCAAGGAGGCGATGCACCGCGCGCTCATCGAGCGGGTGCTGGATACATGGCTCGACCCGCTGCGCGCTTTTGATGCCGAAGGCAATCCCGAAAGCGAGATTCGCTCCTATATTCGCCGCAAGCTGGAAATGTCGCGGGATTTTCCGCGGGAGAGCCGGCTGTTCGCCAATGAAATCCTGCAGGGCGCCCCGCATATCGAGGATGAGCTGAAAGGGCCTCTCAAACAACTGGTGGATGAAAAGGCCGAGGTGATCCGTGCCTGGGTGAAGGCCGGGCGGATTGCCAAATGTGACCCCTACCACCTCATCTTCTCTATCTGGTCGACCACGCAGCATTATGCGGATTTCGACGTGCAGGTGCGGGCGGTGCTGGGTGACCAGAATGGCGGCGACGGCCGCTTCGAGGATGCGGCCCGGCATCTGGAGCAGCTTTTCATGGGCGGATTGCGGATAAACGGCTGA